A genomic stretch from Campylobacter lari subsp. concheus includes:
- a CDS encoding bactofilin family protein: MAIFNKGSIATVSETTVISNGAKIEGKFYFDSMLHLDGEITGVIDSSNVIVIGKSGVLKGQVKANKIVINGVFEGEMQVDSLEILSGGVLNGNIIVKQLSIENGGKFNGSSKIIEKDEELTTIDVSIENSENAS; encoded by the coding sequence ATGGCAATCTTTAATAAAGGCTCTATTGCTACAGTATCCGAAACTACAGTCATTTCAAACGGAGCAAAAATAGAAGGAAAATTTTATTTTGACTCTATGCTTCACTTAGATGGAGAAATTACAGGTGTGATTGATTCTTCTAATGTGATAGTAATAGGCAAAAGTGGTGTTTTAAAAGGACAAGTTAAGGCAAACAAGATAGTGATTAATGGGGTTTTTGAAGGAGAAATGCAAGTTGATTCTTTAGAGATTTTATCCGGTGGTGTGCTTAATGGTAATATCATAGTTAAACAATTGAGCATTGAAAATGGTGGAAAATTTAACGGAAGCAGTAAAATAATTGAAAAAGATGAAGAGCTTACAACTATTGATGTGAGCATAGAAAATTCAGAAAATGCAAGCTAA